Proteins encoded by one window of Longimicrobiales bacterium:
- a CDS encoding carboxypeptidase-like regulatory domain-containing protein, giving the protein MMRARFLFAAALLLLAHPAAAQETSGAVSLPGRVIGPSGETMAGQVVVLHRVSNMAGATVATDTTDAEGRFVLESQDTAGAAAATYFVAARYQGELYIGAPFQPPLPDGVQYTVQVGVPGTSASALMGSASEPAARPTMPGSAEPFPYARWLFLVIPLLIVALVAGYMLTRHRTPATRRRLLAQVAELDETHDAELAAGHVEDSTLYWAERRALLEQLTRAS; this is encoded by the coding sequence ATGATGCGTGCACGATTTCTTTTCGCTGCGGCCCTGCTGCTGCTGGCGCACCCGGCAGCGGCCCAGGAGACTTCCGGCGCAGTGTCGCTTCCGGGCCGTGTGATCGGCCCTTCCGGTGAAACGATGGCCGGGCAGGTCGTCGTGCTGCATCGCGTCTCGAACATGGCTGGCGCAACGGTCGCGACGGACACCACGGACGCGGAAGGCCGGTTCGTGCTGGAGTCGCAGGACACTGCAGGTGCGGCCGCGGCGACGTATTTCGTCGCCGCCCGCTACCAGGGCGAGCTCTACATCGGTGCGCCGTTCCAGCCGCCGCTCCCGGACGGCGTTCAGTACACCGTGCAGGTGGGCGTGCCGGGCACCTCCGCGAGTGCGTTGATGGGCTCGGCCAGTGAGCCGGCAGCCCGCCCGACCATGCCCGGCAGTGCGGAGCCGTTCCCGTACGCCCGCTGGCTCTTCCTCGTGATTCCCCTGCTGATCGTTGCGCTGGTCGCTGGCTACATGCTCACCCGGCACCGCACGCCGGCGACACGGCGTCGCCTGCTCGCGCAGGTCGCGGAGCTGGATGAGACCCACGACGCGGAGCTCGCGGCCGGTCACGTCGAAGACAGCACACTCTACTGGGCGGAGCGCCGTGCGCTGCTCGAGCAGCTGACGCGCGCGAGCTGA
- a CDS encoding bifunctional nuclease family protein translates to MIEVKVQSLGLDRTSNTPVVILQEVDGARVLPIWIGPGEASAIAMELAGMKFARPLTHDLFASMVRGMGGELRRVTITKVVENTYYAELIIQRGEEVISVDARPSDSIAIALRMSASIFTTDDLLEHTSIEIAEQSDESEDFITGGGAEEEKGPASLSPDELREYLRRMNPEDFGRFNP, encoded by the coding sequence ATGATCGAGGTGAAGGTGCAGAGTCTCGGGCTCGACCGGACGTCGAACACGCCGGTGGTCATCCTGCAGGAGGTGGATGGCGCGCGCGTGCTCCCCATCTGGATCGGTCCGGGGGAGGCGAGCGCGATCGCGATGGAGCTGGCGGGGATGAAGTTCGCCCGGCCGCTCACGCACGACCTCTTCGCATCCATGGTGCGCGGCATGGGCGGCGAGCTGCGTCGCGTGACGATCACGAAGGTGGTCGAGAACACCTACTACGCGGAGCTCATCATCCAGCGAGGGGAAGAGGTGATCAGCGTGGATGCGCGCCCGTCCGATTCGATTGCGATCGCGCTGCGCATGTCGGCCTCGATCTTCACGACGGACGACCTGCTCGAGCACACGTCCATCGAGATCGCGGAGCAGTCCGACGAGAGCGAGGACTTCATCACCGGCGGCGGCGCCGAAGAAGAGAAGGGACCGGCCTCGCTCAGCCCGGACGAGCTGCGCGAGTATCTGCGTCGCATGAACCCGGAAGACTTCGGCAGGTTCAACCCATGA
- the metK gene encoding methionine adenosyltransferase: protein MRRRLFTSESVSEGHPDKIADQTSDAILDAILSDDPDGRVACEVLVTTGLCLVAGEITTSTYVDIPAVVRGTIRSIGYTDSSYGIDGETCAVLVSIGQQSPDIAQGVDPGGAGDQGMMFGYAVDETPELMPAPLMFAHRLTQRLASARKEGDLPWLRPDGKAQVTLEYEDDRPVRVQTVVVSTQHSPDVGLEELRAAVLERVITPVLPEELFDPANCIIHVNPTGRFVVGGPHGDAGLTGRKIIVDTYGGAAPHGGGAFSGKDPSKVDRSGAYAARWAAKNVVAAGLARRCEVSLAYAIGVVDPVMVHVDTFGTADVPDDRIAKALRDVFDFTPRGIIRALALQNPIYRRTAAYGHFGREPLESRANGRAITLFPWERTDRMNDLRTAVGG, encoded by the coding sequence TTGAGGCGTCGTCTGTTCACCTCGGAGAGCGTCAGTGAAGGGCACCCCGACAAGATCGCCGACCAGACCAGTGACGCGATCCTGGACGCGATCCTGAGCGACGATCCGGACGGTCGTGTCGCGTGCGAGGTCCTCGTCACGACAGGGCTGTGCCTGGTTGCCGGCGAGATCACGACCAGCACCTACGTCGACATCCCCGCGGTCGTGCGCGGCACGATCCGCTCCATCGGCTACACCGACTCCAGCTACGGCATCGACGGCGAAACGTGCGCCGTGCTGGTGTCGATCGGGCAGCAGTCGCCCGACATCGCGCAGGGCGTCGATCCCGGTGGTGCGGGCGACCAGGGAATGATGTTCGGCTACGCGGTGGACGAGACCCCGGAGCTGATGCCGGCACCGCTCATGTTCGCGCACCGCCTGACGCAGCGGCTCGCCAGCGCGCGCAAGGAGGGCGATCTCCCGTGGCTGCGGCCGGACGGCAAGGCACAGGTCACGCTCGAATACGAGGACGACCGACCCGTGCGCGTGCAGACCGTCGTCGTCAGCACGCAGCACTCCCCCGACGTCGGCCTCGAAGAGCTGCGCGCTGCCGTGCTCGAGCGGGTGATCACGCCCGTGCTGCCGGAGGAGCTGTTCGATCCGGCCAACTGCATCATCCACGTGAATCCGACCGGCCGCTTCGTGGTCGGCGGGCCGCACGGCGATGCGGGGCTCACCGGTCGCAAGATCATCGTCGACACGTACGGCGGCGCCGCGCCGCACGGCGGTGGCGCGTTCAGCGGCAAGGACCCCTCCAAGGTCGACCGCTCCGGCGCATACGCGGCGCGCTGGGCCGCGAAGAACGTGGTTGCGGCCGGACTCGCACGCCGCTGCGAGGTCAGCCTCGCCTACGCGATCGGCGTCGTCGATCCCGTCATGGTCCACGTCGATACGTTCGGTACCGCGGACGTGCCGGACGACCGGATCGCGAAGGCGCTCCGCGATGTGTTCGATTTCACCCCGCGGGGTATCATCCGGGCGCTGGCATTGCAGAACCCGATCTATCGCCGCACCGCCGCCTACGGCCACTTCGGCCGCGAGCCGCTGGAGTCGCGCGCGAACGGCCGGGCGATCACCCTGTTCCCGTGGGAGCGCACGGACAGGATGAACGACCTGCGTACGGCCGTCGGCGGGTGA
- the ptsP gene encoding phosphoenolpyruvate--protein phosphotransferase: MTLIRDGIPASPGIVIGPAYVLRWEPPRVPHVTVSADQMEHEIARFHDAREWARERLRSIQAQTAEKLGTVEAQIFEPQILMLDDPDLVEGTVSYIRENHLGAARAFELRMLEYQSDWSRSGHPMIMDRMNDLLDVQIRVTRRLLGIQDVELSFDRFEQPVILLARDLTPSITVQLDREWILGIGTDAGTRTSHSAILSRSLQLPAVVSLGDLSQNVHNDQQIILDGREGRVVVAPDQEEIDRYRERDFRIREWEQELVLLAHLQAVTPDDQHVVLRGNIDLPGEAAAVRAHGARGIGLYRTEFFVVGRSSPPDEEEQYRCYRDVTEVFPDDAVFIRTFDLGGDKFPAFLHMPPEENPFLGWRAIRVLLDLPELFRVQLRALLRSTAHGDVRIMVPLVNEIEEIQRTRELLDEEADRLRAEGIRFNPGYKLGAMIETPAAALTAHELARYCDFFSIGTNDLVQYTLAVDRGNARLAPRYNPFHPSVLRLLRMTADAGREAGIEVSVCGEIAANPLAVFLMLGLGITSFSVSASALPEIKKVIRSVPYSEARAAAAAAVLAPTPHEVVTILTRHFSQFLDLSLFSARWNLPAPG; encoded by the coding sequence GTGACGTTGATCCGCGACGGCATTCCGGCATCACCCGGCATCGTGATCGGCCCCGCGTATGTGCTGCGCTGGGAGCCGCCGCGTGTGCCGCATGTGACGGTAAGCGCGGATCAGATGGAGCATGAGATCGCACGCTTCCACGATGCGCGCGAGTGGGCTCGCGAGCGCCTGCGCTCGATCCAGGCGCAGACGGCGGAGAAGCTGGGCACGGTCGAGGCGCAGATCTTCGAGCCACAGATCCTGATGCTCGACGATCCCGACCTCGTAGAGGGCACCGTCTCGTACATCCGCGAGAATCACCTGGGCGCTGCGCGCGCGTTCGAGCTGCGCATGCTCGAGTACCAGTCCGACTGGTCGCGCAGCGGGCACCCGATGATCATGGACCGGATGAACGACCTGCTCGACGTGCAGATCCGTGTCACGCGCAGGCTGCTCGGCATCCAGGATGTTGAGCTGTCGTTCGACCGGTTCGAGCAGCCGGTGATTCTGCTCGCGCGAGACCTCACGCCGTCGATCACCGTGCAGCTCGATCGCGAATGGATCCTCGGTATCGGCACGGATGCCGGCACCCGGACGTCGCATTCCGCGATTCTCTCCCGTTCGCTGCAGCTCCCGGCGGTCGTCAGCCTGGGCGATCTCTCGCAGAACGTGCACAACGACCAGCAGATCATCCTGGACGGCCGCGAAGGCCGCGTCGTGGTCGCGCCGGACCAGGAGGAGATCGACCGGTACCGCGAGCGGGACTTCCGTATCCGCGAATGGGAGCAGGAGCTGGTGCTGCTCGCGCATCTGCAGGCGGTCACGCCCGACGACCAGCACGTCGTGCTGCGCGGCAACATCGACCTGCCCGGCGAAGCGGCAGCCGTACGCGCCCACGGCGCACGCGGGATCGGCCTGTACCGGACGGAGTTCTTCGTCGTGGGCCGCAGCTCGCCACCGGACGAGGAAGAGCAGTACCGCTGCTACCGTGACGTGACGGAGGTCTTTCCCGACGACGCCGTGTTCATCCGCACCTTCGACCTGGGCGGCGACAAGTTCCCGGCGTTCCTGCACATGCCGCCGGAGGAGAACCCGTTCCTCGGCTGGCGTGCGATCCGCGTGCTGCTCGATCTGCCCGAGCTGTTCCGCGTGCAGTTGCGTGCGCTGCTGCGCTCGACCGCACATGGCGACGTGCGCATCATGGTCCCGCTCGTCAACGAGATCGAGGAGATCCAGCGCACGCGCGAGCTGCTCGACGAGGAGGCGGACCGGCTTCGCGCCGAGGGGATCCGCTTCAATCCCGGCTACAAGCTGGGTGCCATGATCGAGACACCGGCCGCGGCACTCACGGCGCACGAGCTCGCCCGCTACTGCGACTTCTTCTCGATCGGCACGAACGACCTCGTGCAGTACACCCTCGCCGTGGACCGCGGCAACGCGCGACTCGCACCGCGCTACAACCCGTTCCACCCCAGTGTGCTGCGGCTGCTGCGGATGACCGCCGACGCCGGGCGTGAGGCCGGCATCGAGGTGAGCGTGTGTGGCGAGATCGCCGCCAACCCGCTTGCCGTGTTCCTCATGCTCGGGCTCGGCATCACGTCGTTCAGTGTGAGCGCATCCGCGCTGCCCGAGATCAAGAAGGTGATTCGCAGCGTGCCCTACTCGGAGGCGCGGGCCGCGGCGGCGGCGGCAGTGCTTGCGCCCACGCCGCACGAGGTCGTTACGATCCTGACACGGCATTTCTCACAATTCCTGGACCTGTCGCTGTTCTCGGCGCGCTGGAACCTTCCGGCACCGGGCTGA
- a CDS encoding HPr family phosphocarrier protein, with product MTASANGVERTVRIQNRLGLHARPAAEFVKTASQYEADVLVRKDGLEVNGKSIMGMMMLAAEYGSEITIRASGTDSEAALSELVQLVEGRFGEE from the coding sequence ATGACCGCGTCCGCAAACGGCGTGGAGCGCACCGTGCGCATACAGAACAGGCTCGGACTCCACGCCCGTCCGGCCGCCGAGTTCGTCAAGACGGCGAGCCAGTACGAGGCGGACGTGCTCGTGCGCAAGGACGGTCTCGAGGTGAACGGCAAGAGCATCATGGGCATGATGATGCTGGCAGCGGAATACGGCAGCGAAATCACGATCCGCGCATCCGGCACGGATTCGGAAGCCGCCCTGAGCGAGCTGGTTCAGCTCGTCGAGGGCCGATTCGGCGAGGAATAG